DNA from Sphingomonas sp. R1:
GCTGGCGGCGCTGTCGGTGGCGGTCGATCGGCTGACGCGAGACTTCGGCAGCTGGCGCACGCCCTGGGGGCAGATCAATCGCTTCCAGCGGCTCGACGATGCGCTCCAGCCGCATTTCGACGATGCCAAGCCCTCGGTGCCGGTGCCGTTCACTTCGGCGCAGTGGGGCAGCCTCGCTTCGTTCGGGGCGAAGACCTGGCCAGGCACGAAGCGCTATTATGGCAGCAGCGGCAACAGCTTCGTGGCGGTGGTGTCGTTCGGGCCGCGCGTCGCCGCCAGCGCGGTGATGGCCGGCGGCCAGAGCGGCGACCCGGCCTCGCCGCACTTTGCCGACCAGATCGTCCGCTACGCCAGCGGCAATTTGCGGAAGGTCTATTTCTACCCGGACGAACTCGCCGGGCATGTCGAGCGTCGCTACCGGCCGGGGCAGTAACGACGCTCGGGCATCGTCAGGCGCGGAGCTGCTTCACCGCGTGGTCGGCGGCGCGCATCGTCAGCGCCATGAAGGTGAGCGACGGGTTGACGCACGAGGCCGAGGCCATCTGCGCGCCATCGGTGACGTAGAGGTTTGGTGCGTCATGCGCCTGGCTGAAGCTGCCCAGCACCGAACTGCGCGGATCGGCGCCCATGCGCGCGCCGCCCATTTCGTGGATGGCATCGCCGGGGACGTGATCGCCCTCGCTGCTCTTCACGTTCTGCAGCCCGGCCGCGCGCAGCATCGCCTCGCCCTGGGTGCGCGCATCGGCGATCAGCCGCAGCTCGTTCTCGCGGAAAGTCACGTCGAAGCGCATCAGCGGCACCCCGAAGCGATCCACCTTGCTGGGGTGGAGCGAGACGCGATTGTCCTTGTAGGGCAGGCACTCGCCGAACGCGCCCATGCTGAAGCGCCACGGGCCGTAGCGGCGCATGCCGTGCTTCATCGCGGCGCCGAACCCAACCGGGGCCGCCGGATCGCGCCGCGCACTGCCCTGATAGCCATAGCCCCGCCGGAACCCCACGCCTTCGTCGCCGCCGATGTTGCGGAAGCGCGGGATGTAGACGCCGCCGGGGCGCCGGCCATATTCGATCAGGTCGGTCATGCCCGGGATCTCGCCGTCGATGCCGACGCGGAAGATATGGTCCATCACATAGCGGCCCAGCGTCCCGCTGCTGTCGAAATGGCTGCGTTCACTGCCGGGCGCGCGTGAGTTGAGCAGGATCTGGTTCGATCCCATCGCCGAGGCGCAGAGGAAGACGAGGTCGGCGTTCACCACCTGCGCCTGCCCGGTCTTGGCATCGACATAGCGCACGCCGGTGACCCGCTTCTTCGCGGCATCATACTCGATGTTGGTCACCACCGCGTCCGACTGGAGCGTCAGCTTGCCGGTCGCGCGCGCGGCGGGGAGGGTGACTGCCTGGGTCGAGAAATAGGCCCCGAACGAGCAGCCATTGCCGCACTGGTTGCGGAACTGGCACTTGGTGCGGCCCTGGTCTGGCTTGTCTTCGGTCATGTTGGACAGGCGGGTGTGGATCAGCTTGCGGCCGGGGAATTTGGCCTCCAGCCGTTCCTTCAGCCACTTCTCCGCGACGTTCATCGGCATCGGCGGCTGGAAGTTGCTGTCCGGCAGATAGGGCAGGTTCTCGCGCGAGCCCGACACGCCGATATAGTCCTCGACCTTCGCGTACCAGGGCGCGAGGTCGTCATAGCCGATCGGCCAGGCGCCATCGACGCCCTCGCGCTTGTTCGCCTCGAAGTCCTCCGGCGCCCAGCGGAAGCTCCAGCGCCCCCAGATCAGCGACTTGCCGCCCACCGCGCCGGGGCGGATCCAGTAGAATTTGCTGCCTTCGTCAAAGGCATAGGGGTTGAGGCGATCGTTGTTGTAGAAGCCGACATTGCTCGGCTGCACATAACCGCGCTTGGCGATGAAATAGTCGCGTTCCTGCAGGCCCTTGGGCATGATGTTGCGGGCGGGAACGTCATAGGCGGGCTTGCCGTCGTACGGATAGTCCTCGCCATGCTCGACCATGCGGCCGCGATCGAGCATCAGCACGCGAAGTCCCTTTTCGGTGAGTTCCTTCGCGGCAAAACCGCCGCTGACGCCCGAGCCGATGACGATCGCGTCGAACCTGTTGGTTGCAGCCATGATGTTCCCTCTCCCAGGGAGTGTTGTTGGTTTAGAAGCGCAGCGTCTGCAGCGTCTTGAAGCTGGTGGTGATGTCCGGAAGATAGGGCGCGGGGGCCTGATCATTCTCGACGTAGAAATGGTGCACGCCCGCGCTTGCCTTGCGCTTGAACAGCGCGGCGAAGTCGATCGTGCCGGTGCCCACCGCAGCCATGCTGCCATCGGCGCGCATGTCCTTCACATGATAGGAATAGAGGCGGGTGTTCAGCCGGTCGATCAATGCGGGCAGATCCTGGCCAGCGCGCTTCGCCCAATAGAGATCGAGTTCGATCTTCACCAGCGCGGGGTCGGTTTCCTTGAGGAAGCGATCGTACAGCGTCACGCCGCC
Protein-coding regions in this window:
- a CDS encoding GMC family oxidoreductase, with amino-acid sequence MAATNRFDAIVIGSGVSGGFAAKELTEKGLRVLMLDRGRMVEHGEDYPYDGKPAYDVPARNIMPKGLQERDYFIAKRGYVQPSNVGFYNNDRLNPYAFDEGSKFYWIRPGAVGGKSLIWGRWSFRWAPEDFEANKREGVDGAWPIGYDDLAPWYAKVEDYIGVSGSRENLPYLPDSNFQPPMPMNVAEKWLKERLEAKFPGRKLIHTRLSNMTEDKPDQGRTKCQFRNQCGNGCSFGAYFSTQAVTLPAARATGKLTLQSDAVVTNIEYDAAKKRVTGVRYVDAKTGQAQVVNADLVFLCASAMGSNQILLNSRAPGSERSHFDSSGTLGRYVMDHIFRVGIDGEIPGMTDLIEYGRRPGGVYIPRFRNIGGDEGVGFRRGYGYQGSARRDPAAPVGFGAAMKHGMRRYGPWRFSMGAFGECLPYKDNRVSLHPSKVDRFGVPLMRFDVTFRENELRLIADARTQGEAMLRAAGLQNVKSSEGDHVPGDAIHEMGGARMGADPRSSVLGSFSQAHDAPNLYVTDGAQMASASCVNPSLTFMALTMRAADHAVKQLRA